A single genomic interval of Stieleria maiorica harbors:
- a CDS encoding DUF7467 domain-containing protein: protein MTAGQAWTNQENGDAFEVGSTVRTVGTLPLSQLINGAVIPADFPDELAFSPGHFVVALEGNVTGPTSAEYTAGSLYLIPSTNGNSVSYDIENPASWNFENAIAKWDLGPAADIADGVPLGVSHAGPVTATAAEVNLSELGLPGSSGNGLFVFLEDTSFVPSGVDPGIAPFNGSEFVRDVEAVPGLVNTAEGLAAFTDQTLDTTIIPLTADQISILDQITLASAGVTGAFSAGGYTPVALGTDTGDFSADFSSEAYVIGLSGDVELASLGDFVWEDLNADGIQDAGEPGINGVTVKLLDSGGNVLQTTTTGAGPDDPTTPGDESNGYYEFTGLTPGVEYTVMFVNPDDVGPDAYMFSAPLVGGDSTVDSNVTDPVNGTTPGVILSSGEFNRTIDAGLFRKGSIHAYGFLDINGDGIENGGDDAFPDDPGKTFVLNGPGGTQTRVTVSGEADWVSLTPGTYTISEDPIPPGFSLTTTPNLRTFVVQSGEELVYEPGAADLPAGDTRTEVVLGDLLKWGNTELASLGDFVWEDLNADGIQDAGEPGINGVTVKLLDSGGNVLQTTTTGAGPDDPTTPGDESNGYYEFTGLTPGVEYTVMFVNPDDVGPDAYMFSAPLVGGDSTVDSNVTDPVNGTTPGVILSSGEFNRTIDAGLFRKGSIHAYGFLDINGDGIENGGDDAFPDDPGKTFVLNGPGGTQTRVTVSGEADWVSLTPGTYTISEDPIPPGFALTTTPNLRTFVVQSGEELVYEPGAADLPAGDTRTEVVLGDLLKWGNTEVAPAVGIEKFTRIDVNPIDIEKLVRVESPAIQGDVCDVLGKPVGLTFQYIPSLAFNPLQPDGKAGVLVNNSLDDDGTSYVVVSKNGDPTNFGDIFFQGNVTEGELFTAAGAFGSNTYFFFFDEQGGPLLQSFKYHTSCSAPIILGAQPLSATLVGYNDGTPDGDVQAPNFGPGINDADADAATGPEATVGDTVVFTYVVTNPIADTELSNILVTDLVLAPLQGIEFAPDPVLEGGLNVGDTDGDGKLDFGEQWLYTSTTSISATTPVGQHVDKATVTGTSSAGGQVMDMDPAHFIINPATTGEDLCDVDGKVVGLTFEYIPGISVNTDQDSGKASVIFDSGMVDGDGASWVIVTDENDASKALAGEGRRHFVGMVAFNEQFEANENIDDFGSNTYIHFFDSAYGGLLQTVNYHTSCSQPIVLGDVIGNATLVGYEGESGSSVLPPTVDPPVIDFGGVMLTTDAPFDPGNLGFDADEPSGPVAQLGDKVTWTYVVTNPGGVPLTINSVFDDNETDNEIPGLGDDDFEPAPVLTSGGFNFGDVNENGLLDPGEEWYFQAMEIVAETGQHKNTAKVRAEDASGTMVMDSDMSNHIVNPLVFEKYVSVPTPPSGEDQCDINGKPVNLSFEYVPGTTVVTSQGDKATASGTPDDDGESYILVDGGDLFAGVVAEGAVFTIGGDFGSNTVFEIYDDLAAFQSGQSPLQVLEYHTSCSQVIQLGDLIGSVILVTYEGEDGTESRATGLGDPADSPSGPRVIVGDEVVFNYEITNSSSGPNAIGLTDVSVFDSVLGTITEIVDNGNGDNVLDPGETWVLTASTEATVPGLQFNLGTVTALGTTNGPLETPLTVEDGAYHYVETLKFFVVDNDADATFAYSEGGLLIGSTNLVNDNSDPRGATSNAAGDKVWVIDKDKYVYVYNSDGSLAGSWKGDNTSDKVQGIATDGTNIWIVEEDRDVFFYAGGAGFLGGTRDETTKFKLENSNIDKPTGLTTDGTHLWVVDEKKKAVFKYTTTGTFVASWALAGDNSKPKGVTLNPADPGDGTLWVVDQDDDMIYAYADGKSDTGGTLIGTFALASANSKAEGIADPIWNSSAPIDSGLAYDVNGDGAVTALDALQIINHIAKDAASGERTLSTSNLRYDVSGDLKVTVLDALRIINQLARNEATGPEIPTSESKLDYADAVDVVFGSDSLEHDREAELTGYGFAGLF from the coding sequence ATGACCGCCGGTCAAGCTTGGACCAACCAAGAGAACGGCGATGCCTTCGAAGTCGGCAGCACCGTTCGAACGGTGGGCACACTTCCACTCTCGCAGCTGATCAACGGCGCAGTCATCCCCGCCGATTTTCCTGATGAACTTGCATTCAGCCCTGGCCACTTTGTGGTTGCGCTAGAAGGCAACGTCACCGGTCCGACTTCTGCTGAATATACCGCCGGATCGTTGTACCTGATTCCTTCGACCAACGGCAATTCGGTTTCCTACGATATTGAAAACCCGGCAAGTTGGAATTTTGAAAACGCCATCGCGAAGTGGGACTTGGGACCAGCTGCCGACATCGCTGATGGCGTTCCGCTGGGGGTTTCCCATGCCGGCCCGGTCACCGCGACCGCCGCGGAAGTGAACCTGAGCGAGTTGGGTTTACCCGGTTCGAGCGGAAACGGACTGTTCGTCTTTCTCGAAGACACGTCGTTCGTACCATCGGGAGTTGATCCCGGCATCGCTCCATTCAACGGTTCGGAGTTTGTTCGCGATGTGGAAGCGGTTCCCGGACTCGTTAACACTGCGGAAGGTTTGGCCGCCTTCACCGACCAAACGCTTGATACAACAATCATTCCACTTACTGCCGACCAGATTTCGATCCTGGACCAAATCACATTGGCATCTGCCGGTGTGACGGGAGCGTTTTCTGCAGGAGGTTACACTCCGGTCGCGTTAGGCACGGACACCGGCGATTTCAGCGCGGACTTCAGTAGTGAAGCCTATGTGATCGGTTTGTCCGGCGATGTGGAATTGGCGTCACTGGGTGACTTCGTCTGGGAAGACCTTAACGCCGACGGGATTCAAGACGCCGGTGAACCGGGGATCAATGGGGTCACCGTGAAGTTATTGGATTCCGGTGGCAACGTGTTGCAAACGACCACGACCGGTGCGGGACCGGACGATCCGACGACGCCCGGTGATGAGTCCAACGGGTACTACGAATTCACCGGACTGACGCCGGGTGTTGAATACACGGTGATGTTCGTCAATCCGGATGACGTCGGTCCCGATGCGTACATGTTCAGCGCGCCGCTTGTCGGCGGCGATTCGACGGTCGACAGCAACGTGACCGATCCGGTCAACGGCACGACGCCGGGCGTCATCCTCAGCTCTGGTGAATTCAACCGCACGATCGACGCGGGCCTGTTCCGCAAGGGATCGATCCACGCTTACGGGTTCCTGGACATCAACGGTGACGGCATTGAAAACGGCGGCGATGATGCGTTCCCGGACGATCCCGGCAAGACGTTTGTACTGAACGGTCCGGGTGGCACACAGACGCGAGTGACGGTCAGCGGCGAAGCCGACTGGGTCAGTCTGACGCCGGGGACCTACACGATCAGCGAAGACCCGATCCCACCGGGATTCTCGCTGACGACGACACCGAACCTGCGAACCTTCGTCGTACAAAGTGGAGAGGAATTGGTTTATGAACCCGGCGCGGCCGATCTGCCGGCCGGTGACACGCGCACCGAAGTTGTCCTGGGCGACCTGCTGAAATGGGGCAACACGGAACTCGCTTCCTTGGGTGACTTCGTCTGGGAAGACCTCAACGCCGACGGAATCCAGGACGCCGGTGAACCGGGGATCAATGGGGTCACCGTGAAGTTATTGGATTCCGGTGGCAACGTGTTGCAAACGACCACGACCGGTGCGGGACCGGACGATCCGACGACGCCCGGTGATGAGTCCAATGGGTACTACGAATTCACCGGACTGACGCCGGGTGTTGAATACACGGTGATGTTCGTCAATCCGGATGACGTCGGTCCCGATGCGTACATGTTCAGCGCGCCGCTTGTCGGCGGCGATTCGACGGTCGACAGCAACGTGACCGATCCGGTCAACGGCACGACGCCGGGCGTCATCCTCAGCTCTGGTGAATTCAACCGCACGATCGACGCGGGCCTGTTCCGCAAGGGATCGATCCACGCTTATGGGTTCCTGGACATCAACGGTGACGGCATTGAAAACGGCGGCGATGATGCGTTCCCGGATGACCCCGGCAAGACGTTTGTACTGAACGGTCCGGGTGGCACGCAGACGCGAGTGACGGTCAGCGGCGAAGCCGACTGGGTCAGTCTGACGCCGGGGACCTACACGATCAGCGAAGACCCGATCCCACCGGGATTCGCGCTGACGACGACACCGAACCTGCGAACCTTCGTCGTACAAAGTGGAGAGGAATTGGTTTATGAACCCGGCGCGGCCGACCTGCCGGCCGGTGACACGCGCACCGAAGTTGTCCTGGGCGACCTGCTGAAATGGGGCAACACCGAGGTTGCTCCAGCGGTGGGCATTGAAAAATTCACCCGTATCGACGTGAATCCCATCGATATCGAAAAACTGGTGCGCGTCGAGTCGCCGGCAATTCAAGGGGACGTGTGTGATGTGCTCGGCAAGCCGGTGGGATTGACTTTCCAGTACATTCCCAGCCTAGCATTCAACCCGCTCCAGCCCGATGGTAAAGCAGGTGTGCTGGTGAACAACAGTCTTGACGACGACGGAACATCCTATGTGGTTGTTTCCAAAAACGGTGACCCGACTAACTTTGGCGACATCTTTTTCCAAGGAAACGTCACTGAAGGGGAATTGTTTACCGCAGCGGGAGCGTTCGGATCCAACACCTACTTCTTTTTCTTCGACGAGCAGGGTGGCCCACTTCTACAGTCATTCAAATACCACACTTCCTGTTCAGCGCCGATCATTCTCGGAGCCCAGCCGCTGAGCGCGACTCTAGTGGGATACAATGATGGGACACCGGATGGCGATGTGCAAGCTCCGAACTTTGGGCCAGGAATCAACGATGCTGACGCCGATGCTGCCACAGGTCCGGAAGCAACCGTGGGTGACACAGTGGTCTTCACATACGTCGTCACCAATCCGATTGCCGATACGGAGTTGTCGAACATCCTGGTGACCGATTTGGTATTGGCACCTTTGCAGGGCATCGAGTTCGCTCCGGATCCCGTTTTGGAGGGAGGGTTAAATGTCGGCGACACCGACGGAGACGGAAAACTCGATTTTGGTGAGCAGTGGTTGTACACGTCGACGACCTCAATCTCCGCCACCACACCTGTCGGGCAGCACGTTGACAAAGCAACGGTCACCGGAACAAGTTCCGCTGGCGGCCAGGTGATGGACATGGATCCGGCTCATTTCATTATCAATCCAGCAACAACGGGAGAGGACCTTTGTGATGTTGATGGCAAAGTCGTCGGGTTGACGTTCGAGTACATCCCTGGCATCAGCGTCAATACGGATCAGGATTCGGGCAAGGCGAGTGTCATTTTTGATAGCGGGATGGTCGACGGTGATGGAGCGTCTTGGGTGATCGTGACCGATGAGAATGATGCGTCAAAAGCTCTCGCTGGTGAGGGGCGACGACACTTTGTCGGGATGGTCGCCTTCAATGAACAATTTGAAGCCAATGAAAACATCGATGATTTCGGCTCCAACACCTACATCCATTTCTTCGACAGCGCCTACGGGGGTCTGCTGCAAACTGTCAACTATCACACGTCCTGCTCGCAACCCATTGTTCTTGGCGACGTGATCGGAAACGCGACGTTAGTCGGCTACGAAGGTGAAAGTGGATCGTCTGTGTTGCCTCCAACCGTTGATCCGCCGGTGATCGATTTCGGCGGCGTGATGTTGACCACGGACGCCCCGTTTGATCCGGGCAACCTCGGATTCGATGCCGATGAGCCCTCCGGTCCCGTCGCACAACTTGGTGACAAGGTCACGTGGACCTATGTGGTGACCAACCCCGGCGGTGTTCCACTGACGATCAATAGTGTCTTTGACGACAACGAAACCGACAACGAAATTCCTGGACTCGGCGACGATGATTTCGAACCCGCCCCTGTGCTGACGTCTGGCGGTTTCAATTTCGGCGACGTCAACGAGAACGGCTTGCTGGACCCGGGAGAGGAGTGGTACTTCCAGGCGATGGAAATTGTCGCCGAAACAGGGCAGCACAAGAACACTGCCAAAGTGCGGGCCGAAGATGCTTCGGGAACGATGGTGATGGATTCCGACATGAGTAATCACATCGTCAATCCGTTGGTCTTCGAAAAATACGTTTCTGTCCCCACGCCGCCGTCGGGAGAAGATCAATGCGACATCAACGGCAAACCGGTCAATTTGAGCTTTGAGTACGTTCCCGGAACGACAGTAGTGACCAGTCAGGGAGACAAGGCAACTGCGTCGGGAACGCCAGATGATGATGGTGAATCCTACATCTTGGTCGATGGCGGCGATCTGTTTGCCGGCGTCGTCGCGGAGGGGGCGGTCTTCACCATTGGCGGTGACTTTGGCTCGAATACCGTCTTTGAGATTTACGACGATTTGGCCGCCTTCCAATCGGGGCAGTCGCCGTTGCAAGTTTTGGAGTACCACACATCTTGCTCTCAAGTGATCCAACTCGGCGACCTGATCGGAAGTGTGATTCTGGTCACGTATGAAGGAGAAGACGGAACAGAAAGCAGGGCGACAGGATTAGGCGATCCGGCGGATTCCCCCTCCGGGCCACGCGTCATCGTCGGAGACGAAGTGGTGTTCAATTACGAAATCACGAATAGCAGTTCCGGTCCCAACGCGATAGGGTTGACCGATGTGTCCGTCTTTGATTCAGTGCTCGGGACGATCACCGAAATTGTCGACAACGGCAACGGTGACAACGTTCTGGATCCTGGTGAAACATGGGTGCTAACGGCGTCCACCGAAGCGACCGTCCCAGGTTTGCAATTTAATCTCGGTACTGTGACGGCATTGGGAACGACCAACGGCCCGCTCGAGACACCTTTGACCGTTGAAGACGGTGCCTACCACTATGTCGAAACCTTGAAATTCTTCGTCGTGGACAATGACGCCGACGCAACGTTCGCCTACAGCGAAGGCGGTTTGCTGATCGGCAGTACCAACCTTGTCAATGACAACAGTGATCCGCGCGGGGCGACGTCCAACGCCGCCGGTGACAAGGTCTGGGTCATCGACAAGGACAAGTACGTCTATGTCTACAATAGTGACGGTTCTCTTGCCGGATCGTGGAAAGGGGACAACACCAGTGATAAAGTCCAGGGGATTGCCACTGACGGAACGAATATCTGGATCGTCGAAGAAGACAGAGACGTGTTCTTCTATGCGGGAGGTGCAGGCTTCCTGGGTGGGACGCGTGACGAAACGACGAAGTTTAAACTCGAGAATTCCAATATCGACAAACCGACGGGCTTGACGACCGACGGTACGCACCTATGGGTCGTCGACGAGAAGAAGAAGGCAGTCTTCAAGTACACGACCACCGGAACCTTCGTCGCCAGTTGGGCACTGGCGGGCGATAACTCGAAACCCAAAGGCGTTACACTCAATCCCGCCGATCCGGGCGATGGAACCTTGTGGGTGGTCGATCAAGACGATGACATGATTTACGCCTATGCCGATGGCAAATCAGACACCGGCGGCACGCTGATCGGGACTTTCGCTCTCGCTTCAGCCAACTCCAAGGCAGAAGGAATTGCGGATCCCATCTGGAACTCCAGTGCTCCGATCGATTCAGGGCTCGCTTATGACGTGAACGGTGACGGTGCCGTCACTGCGCTGGACGCGTTGCAGATCATCAATCACATTGCGAAGGACGCGGCAAGTGGGGAACGAACGCTTTCAACATCGAACCTCCGTTACGATGTTTCGGGGGACTTGAAGGTCACCGTGTTGGACGCGTTGAGAATTATTAACCAACTAGCGCGGAACGAAGCAACGGGACCGGAAATCCCGACGTCGGAGTCTAAGTTAGATTATGCCGATGCCGTTGATGTTG
- a CDS encoding M14 family metallopeptidase yields the protein MDAHTTNPYFSASYWEARDRFRKSAESLGATLLSYPIHADGTDDLTIDVATIAPSQSRAILLSSALHGAEGFFGSAVQLAILERIANSPHRPRVGYVLIHAVNPYGFARGRRFDQQNIDLNRNFHNAASDYTGAPAGYRSMNHFLNPQSPPSRMEPYKLKVLWNILRRGVPSFKESVAGGQYDYPEGIFFGGHGPSQSFECIRDHCESWLRPFREIIHIDFHSGLGKFGRYKLLLAEGLHSDAYPWYRDTFGLESVEPLSTANGTAYRVSGMFGDWMMKRFSDRTFRFVAAEFGTYSIVRVLGAIRAENRAHHYAHEDSDIYRMAKKELAECFCPSDLRWRDGVVSSGLKIVGQAEQALASDSLGTSP from the coding sequence ATGGACGCTCACACAACCAATCCATATTTTTCAGCATCCTACTGGGAAGCGAGAGATCGGTTTAGGAAGTCGGCGGAGTCGTTGGGCGCCACACTTTTGTCTTATCCGATTCATGCTGACGGGACGGATGATCTAACGATCGACGTCGCAACCATCGCCCCCTCCCAAAGCCGCGCGATTTTACTCTCATCCGCCTTGCACGGGGCCGAAGGTTTTTTTGGGTCGGCCGTACAACTCGCGATCCTAGAACGTATCGCCAACAGCCCACACCGGCCGCGCGTCGGATACGTTTTGATTCATGCGGTAAACCCTTACGGCTTCGCCCGAGGTCGTCGATTCGACCAGCAAAACATTGATCTGAATCGCAATTTTCACAATGCTGCTTCCGACTACACGGGCGCCCCAGCGGGATACCGATCCATGAATCATTTTCTCAATCCGCAGTCACCGCCCTCGCGCATGGAACCGTACAAGCTGAAGGTGCTGTGGAACATTCTTCGCAGAGGGGTCCCGTCGTTTAAGGAATCAGTTGCGGGGGGACAATACGATTACCCCGAGGGGATATTCTTTGGCGGACACGGGCCTTCACAATCCTTTGAATGCATTCGCGATCACTGCGAAAGCTGGCTTCGTCCCTTTCGAGAAATCATCCACATCGATTTCCATAGCGGACTTGGCAAATTCGGGCGGTACAAACTACTGCTTGCCGAAGGGCTTCACTCAGACGCCTACCCGTGGTACCGCGACACCTTTGGGTTGGAATCGGTGGAACCGCTCTCCACCGCCAACGGAACTGCATACCGGGTTTCTGGAATGTTTGGAGATTGGATGATGAAACGATTTAGCGACCGCACCTTCCGATTCGTCGCGGCAGAATTTGGGACGTACAGCATCGTTCGCGTGCTCGGTGCGATTCGCGCAGAAAATCGCGCGCACCATTACGCGCACGAGGATTCCGACATCTACCGGATGGCGAAAAAGGAGCTTGCCGAATGCTTCTGCCCGAGTGACCTGCGCTGGCGCGACGGCGTCGTCTCCTCAGGTTTGAAGATCGTCGGTCAAGCGGAACAGGCTTTGGCGAGCGACTCGTTGGGAACTTCTCCGTAG
- a CDS encoding PEP-CTERM sorting domain-containing protein produces MKISRFVAFAVCAAMAMCCNSLQAAYITSNGTVQMEGPFGAGGNTGGNPPLDHITEFGTAAGQLWTNQIGGAAFAPGSTVRTVGSLPLSQLINGSVIPVDFPDGLVFSDAHFIFAIEGTILPGGAFASFSTGSLFLVPSRNGQPVGVTFDQADPLTYNFDDVVAKWDLAPTMGIIDGNTVGISVAGPVSATAGEVNVSGLTGPGNSGAGVFVFLEDEAFVPTGVDPGIAPFDGPDFVRNVEAIVGQPNAAEGIAAFTDQTQDTTVTPLTPAQIAVLNTIGAAAGFSGLWDGSGEGDTYSPVGFGQPGQTGDFSADLSSENYVIAAPVPEPTSMAIFAVGFAVACGRRRKRS; encoded by the coding sequence ATGAAAATCTCACGTTTTGTCGCATTTGCGGTATGCGCCGCAATGGCGATGTGCTGTAACAGCCTCCAGGCTGCTTACATCACCAGCAACGGTACGGTCCAAATGGAAGGTCCCTTCGGAGCAGGTGGAAATACCGGCGGAAACCCTCCGCTTGACCACATCACCGAGTTTGGTACAGCTGCTGGTCAGTTGTGGACCAATCAAATCGGGGGTGCTGCGTTCGCTCCGGGCAGCACCGTCCGCACGGTGGGATCGCTTCCGTTGAGCCAGTTGATCAATGGTAGCGTTATTCCGGTTGACTTCCCCGATGGCTTGGTGTTCAGCGACGCTCACTTCATCTTTGCGATCGAGGGAACAATTCTGCCAGGCGGTGCATTTGCGTCGTTCTCGACCGGATCTCTGTTCCTGGTTCCGTCGCGTAACGGGCAACCTGTTGGCGTCACGTTTGACCAAGCAGATCCGCTGACTTACAACTTCGACGATGTCGTTGCGAAGTGGGACCTTGCCCCCACAATGGGAATTATCGACGGAAACACGGTCGGCATCTCGGTTGCCGGCCCGGTTTCAGCGACCGCGGGTGAGGTGAACGTCAGCGGTCTGACAGGCCCCGGTAACTCGGGTGCTGGCGTCTTCGTCTTCCTCGAAGACGAAGCCTTCGTTCCCACCGGTGTCGATCCGGGGATCGCACCGTTCGATGGCCCGGATTTTGTCCGCAATGTCGAGGCAATCGTCGGGCAACCGAATGCAGCCGAAGGTATTGCCGCATTCACTGACCAGACGCAAGACACCACCGTTACCCCGCTCACCCCTGCTCAAATTGCAGTGTTGAACACGATCGGAGCTGCGGCTGGTTTCTCAGGTTTGTGGGACGGCTCCGGTGAAGGGGATACCTACTCGCCGGTCGGATTTGGCCAGCCGGGTCAGACGGGTGACTTCAGCGCCGACTTGAGCAGCGAGAACTACGTGATCGCCGCTCCGGTTCCAGAACCGACCTCCATGGCAATCTTCGCAGTCGGATTCGCTGTCGCTTGCGGTCGCCGCAGAAAGCGAAGTTAG
- the fabF gene encoding beta-ketoacyl-ACP synthase II: MRRVVVTGLGIVAPTGVNVSAAWETAISGRSAVKAISHFDTAGLPVTFAGEITDFDASGLLGAKTARQTSRFVQMASVASSEAIADAQIDESAHGPRCGCLIGVGIGGFGDIAESALTLDRRGVSKISPLTLPYAIPNMASGFVAIRHQLKGPNFSIASACASGAHALGEAARLIRDGEADMMVAGGAEAAICPLSIACFDRMRALSRRNDSPESASRPFDADRDGFVMGEGSGVLVLEELEQAKSRGAKIYAELAGYGASADAFHITTPGPKAEGLARSIRMALESGQINADQVDYVNAHGTSTKTNDSMESEAIETVFGTHADSISVSSTKGVTGHCLGGAGGIEAVYSVLALHENVVPPTANLNNPDPECPLDYTPLVARERRINIAISNSCGFGGQNACLAFRKFN, from the coding sequence ATGCGTAGGGTAGTAGTCACAGGACTAGGGATCGTTGCACCAACAGGCGTTAACGTATCTGCTGCCTGGGAAACAGCGATCTCCGGGCGGTCCGCCGTAAAGGCAATTAGTCATTTTGACACGGCAGGCTTGCCCGTCACGTTTGCCGGCGAGATTACGGACTTCGATGCATCCGGTCTCTTGGGAGCTAAAACCGCTCGACAGACATCTCGATTCGTTCAAATGGCCAGCGTGGCTTCGAGCGAGGCGATTGCCGACGCGCAGATAGATGAGTCGGCACATGGACCTCGATGCGGATGCCTGATCGGTGTCGGAATCGGTGGATTTGGGGATATCGCCGAGAGTGCGCTGACCCTTGATCGCCGCGGTGTAAGCAAGATTTCGCCGCTCACGTTGCCGTATGCGATCCCCAATATGGCTTCAGGATTTGTCGCCATTCGGCATCAGCTCAAAGGGCCAAATTTCTCAATCGCTTCTGCGTGTGCAAGTGGTGCGCATGCCCTCGGTGAAGCGGCACGCCTGATTCGCGATGGCGAGGCGGACATGATGGTCGCCGGAGGTGCCGAAGCGGCGATCTGTCCACTTTCGATCGCGTGCTTCGATCGGATGCGCGCACTGAGTCGACGAAATGACTCACCAGAGTCAGCGTCCCGCCCCTTTGATGCCGACCGTGACGGGTTTGTCATGGGAGAGGGAAGTGGTGTGCTTGTGCTCGAAGAACTTGAGCAAGCTAAATCAAGAGGGGCGAAAATCTACGCGGAATTGGCCGGGTACGGAGCGTCCGCCGATGCCTTCCACATCACGACTCCAGGACCGAAAGCCGAGGGGTTGGCGCGTTCCATTCGAATGGCACTTGAGTCCGGACAGATCAACGCGGATCAAGTCGACTACGTCAATGCGCACGGCACATCAACCAAAACAAACGATTCGATGGAAAGTGAGGCCATTGAAACGGTGTTTGGGACGCACGCCGATTCTATCTCTGTTTCTTCTACGAAGGGCGTTACGGGGCACTGTCTTGGAGGCGCGGGCGGAATCGAAGCGGTCTATAGCGTTCTGGCTTTACACGAGAACGTCGTTCCGCCCACAGCGAATCTAAACAATCCGGATCCAGAATGCCCACTCGACTACACACCGCTCGTGGCGCGTGAACGACGGATTAACATCGCGATCTCCAACTCGTGCGGGTTTGGTGGTCAGAACGCATGCCTCGCATTTCGCAAGTTCAACTAG
- a CDS encoding N-acyl amino acid synthase FeeM domain-containing protein, whose protein sequence is MTVCQSTDDRSEAFSLVHRMYLRTGLTGDNVQGMRVIPHHLLDTTDVMVSRRDGVVDFTVTLVRDGELGLPAESLFPAEIDSMRSCGVKLAEVSCMASQCDRLTQRERLDMLVKMMSLTVRVARRRGVDRLLLAVHPRHAKAYQKMFGCIPCTDVKRYDAVEGNPAVLCLHDFARLDRERYLFYDRIYGTEHEPWKLDGPRMTSAEKEYFKKRVLKSVDSFVPMAA, encoded by the coding sequence ATGACCGTCTGTCAGTCGACGGACGATCGGAGCGAAGCATTCTCGCTGGTCCATCGGATGTACCTTCGGACGGGGCTTACAGGCGACAACGTTCAAGGGATGCGAGTGATCCCGCACCACCTGCTCGATACGACCGATGTGATGGTGTCCAGGCGGGATGGGGTGGTCGACTTTACGGTCACATTGGTCCGCGACGGTGAACTCGGACTTCCGGCTGAATCTCTGTTTCCGGCGGAGATTGATTCGATGCGGTCTTGCGGAGTTAAGCTTGCCGAGGTGTCATGCATGGCCAGTCAATGCGATCGACTCACTCAACGGGAGCGTCTGGATATGCTGGTCAAGATGATGAGCTTGACAGTCCGGGTCGCCCGTCGCCGTGGTGTCGATCGACTGTTGTTGGCCGTGCACCCTCGCCACGCCAAAGCCTACCAAAAGATGTTCGGCTGCATCCCGTGCACCGACGTGAAACGCTACGACGCTGTCGAAGGCAATCCCGCGGTCCTTTGTTTGCACGACTTCGCCCGACTGGATCGCGAGCGCTATTTGTTCTACGACAGAATCTATGGAACCGAGCACGAACCGTGGAAGCTTGATGGACCGCGAATGACGTCGGCTGAAAAGGAGTATTTCAAGAAGAGAGTGCTGAAATCGGTGGACAGTTTCGTACCGATGGCTGCTTAA
- a CDS encoding helix-turn-helix domain-containing protein, protein MKSTRILLTIEHQLHAQLLKRFLNSEPEFELVGEAQSVLEILVLINREKPDLWIHSWEQSAALEGVLSHVYGCHPNLSVVRFCPNEQGGCAQIQLDSLATFFGFAKSLRQMEESA, encoded by the coding sequence ATGAAATCGACGCGCATCTTGCTCACGATCGAGCATCAACTCCACGCTCAATTGCTAAAGCGATTTTTGAATTCAGAACCCGAATTTGAATTGGTCGGAGAGGCACAGAGTGTTCTCGAGATTCTCGTGCTAATCAATCGCGAGAAACCCGATTTGTGGATTCACTCCTGGGAACAAAGTGCTGCCTTGGAAGGTGTCTTGTCCCACGTCTATGGCTGTCATCCCAATCTGAGTGTCGTGCGGTTTTGCCCGAACGAACAGGGCGGCTGCGCGCAGATCCAGTTGGATTCGTTAGCCACGTTCTTTGGCTTCGCCAAGTCGCTTCGTCAGATGGAAGAATCCGCCTGA